From the genome of Calliopsis andreniformis isolate RMS-2024a unplaced genomic scaffold, iyCalAndr_principal scaffold0022, whole genome shotgun sequence, one region includes:
- the E(y)3 gene encoding PHD finger protein enhancer of yellow 3 isoform X3 encodes MNATLESEKMNVTLESEEINATLQSEETELLKSEGENVTEPGETNDEEKQENYTAAMDDTNVESLNVEKSLVPNTDTENVSNQDNAEDAVLSKNEELSNKEQIDDNLTSDAVKNNLKSILETATNVEEIFSEEQCQNTQDIVTSILDDVGSATDFKNILNTETNVVNEIENVLQQSADLPLVETEEIEELTEKLPQNEDILNKSMEDSMSTQNIDSLEGLLGLDLIPEGEDSTLKSTKSEQQPQEQETLPKDVDMSLLLEQSNAPDIAQASDYITDVISSCLTDRNVTETVNDKAEKVEANDIDNENVICESIDKNDNVEDLQKQLEATTDLQENELVMDFEETPLESVGDLEETESKLELASGILLQNVGQNENLNDAPTGTETSQPSSEISELESAVKFLQESEEQAIDSPLVLSPKMVESVVNDISKQEDTSSLFVPDEDMCEDASELVVELQDIATDSISISEAEIISEAAKLESERKLAEQVKMNNSMEKFEENDNKLAVDEKDMQVSEIENKLDENMEIQQAPDFKSEEVSEAIVTLPQNIFKASESIPKVSILEERLKEPPKIEIPITDMTKVSMSPTTSKDSLLIQKDAKLIAYQKMLESPKLSEKSEPRIMETPRKDSEKHDFENVGSPRIILKIAKSAITDCGEPRSPKSPKIRSAANSPNPEDSPGQKLGKIKLKLSKGGHPSIISNENIEEAGQWYSEGSSSLSPLGMKIKLSKSGDASIVSSEKHESADDSKEIKHKFEEVKRTESPIGMKIKLSKSGDASIVQQDAKDIQIKHKDKLDIVQGSPKRTESPIGMKIKLSKSGDASIIPAERQDLTEEHRDNTQLKPKERLEGSYDSPKRTDSPIGMKIKLSKSGDASIVSPDMPEDNKELNKVKDKSDTSPEIPKRTESPVGMKIKLSKTKGGASIISLENSDDIKEKLEVPDIPKRTESPLGMKIKLSKSGDASIVHSEISEEIKDVKQKERLEAKEKLEVHEMMKSVDSMKIKVIKSGEASVVTPESVEKLDHESAQKTESSIGMKIKLSKFGDASIVVEQEQPEEAKSFHEIPKRTESPLGMKIKLSKTGDASIIQTEASEDMNKLTRASDIEPKAMDAGLGMKIKLLKMVDGSIVDSEKKERQQRRRDTESPLEMKIKLSKTGHPTIVACENHGESAYKPKEASDQLHSFPQRYKDPMQPAHKDSTIKILKTGHPTILQSNRSELTIEPVQMQTKKAENVIEASPKRKDVTIAPIEAKKSKLETQLTQILPEVTIQPVTREQKQFLFDTKNSAISLQQMNVISQEISITQVRPSKAKDSTVNEKLKDMLTKNTTGSPINSDCEIIEHRPELIIVNENSNSSQDVVIIEEVSPNRMPEVKVPKKRGRPRRNPLPQPAIQPSPHLLMSRDPLSVEEVQQMQQPQVPHFETRENERPKRTCRSQKSYAPPKRGRGRGRGKRKLDSADLQMIKKPRVEQDLTAIEASTTAVITIDESPMQQDSFEKSPELYKALKQPVMDPKINAINKMDKKTITHKSDGSRIAALDCKNVQLGATKAAEAGLELSKTMPKPISHDFRDNVKSTEIVSEKAQKAIQKSHSDEKSDKTVENTKPESKETLVPPGHSNWLTPLSKRPVEAAAKPENMSTVQVIDEETRMSAESNSRSQTPARNISAPASETIVNEESQGSVLSTATTESEKVKVKNRRMEINFDPDEGPFTVDKIAEYEWPLDRKGETFMIQEQISQYLGVKSFKRKYPDLKRRVVDMEERNYLRENGLVSEAMCDMGLTAICSSEVLDVMCSDFPDQYEEYRKHMREKQVKEHSKKQKELTAAANAEKNRIDLAEMAVQSALAWNINLNKARKENRKCSLDLQTFTIHVPKKQQKVEAERKIGHYPVALIPGQYTDYYREYTPAELRYYPLNTVLYGPMRPNERKFDSQSEGSQSDSDSDSSSDDSSSSSSEGTQDTEGSQSTMDDVDMEIVNQKEEIKLKCKMCLKTLNKHSKNEVLIQCGTCNGHVHPSCIDLTLDMVPHIQSYAWQCTDCKTCAQCHDPADEDKMLFCDMCDRGYHIYCVGLRRVPQGRWHCQECAVCANCGSREPGGVNSDRNSVAQWQHEYKKGDKNTRVYVSTLCVPCSKLRGDQGNNIRQEKLSV; translated from the exons ATGAATGCAACTTTGGAATCTGAGAAAATGAATGTCACTTTAGAATCTGAGGAAATTAATGCAACTTTACAATCTGAAGAAACGGAATTGCTGAAATCAGAGGGTGAAAACGTGACAGAACCTGGTGAAACAAATGATGAAGAAAAACAAGAAAATTACACTGCAGCAATGGATGACACTAATGTAGAATCACTAAACGTGGAAAAATCTCTTGTCCCTAATACAGATACAGAAAATGTCTCAAACCAAGATAATgctgaagatgcagtattgagcaaAAATGAGGAATTGTCAAATAAAGAACAAATAGATGATAATTTAACAAGTGATGCAGttaaaaacaatttaaaaagCATTTTAGAAACTGCCACTAATGTAGAAGAAATATTTTCTGAAGAACAGTGCCAAAATACACAAGATATTGTCACGAGCATTCTGGATGATGTTGGTAGTGCAactgattttaaaaatattctaaacacGGAAACAAACGTGGTAAATGAAATAGAAAATGTTCTTCAACAGTCTGCAGATTTACCCCTAGTAGAGACTGAAGAAATTGAAGAGTTGACTGAAAAATTACCACAAAATGAAGATATTTTAAACAAAAGCATGGAAGATTCGATGTCAACACAAAACATAGACTCTCTGGAAGGACTATTAGGCTTAGATTTGATACCAGAAGGAGAAGATTCTACATTGAAATCAACAAAATCAGAGCAGCAACCTCAAGAGCAGGAAACATTACCAAAAGATGTGGATATGAGTCTCTTATTAGAACAAtcaaatgctcctgacatagcaCAAGCATCAGACTATATAACAGATGTTATTAGTAGTTGTTTAACAGACAGAAATGTAACAGAAACTGTAAATGATAAAGCTGAAAAAGTTGAAGCAAATGACATAGATAATGAAAATGTGATTTGTGAGTCTATAGATAAAAATGATAATGTGGAAGATTTACAGAAACAATTAGAAGCAACTACTGATCTGCAAGAAAATGAGTTAGTTATGGACTTTGAAGAAACCCCATTAGAATCTGTAGGTGATCTGGAAGAAACCGAATCAAAACTAGAATTAGCCTCAGGTATTTTATTGCAAAATGTGGGTCAAAATGAGAACTTAAATGATGCACCAACTGGCACAGAAACATCACAGCCTAGCTCTGAAATATCCGAACTCGAATCAGCTGTTAAATTTCTTCAAGAATCTGAAGAGCAAGCTATTGATTCTCCACTAGTATTATCTCCTAAAATGGTAGAAAGTGTTGTAAATGATATATCAAAACAGGAAGATACTTCATCTCTTTTTGTACCCGACGAAGACATGTGTGAAGACGCATCAGAATTGGTAGTAGAGCTTCAAGATATCGCAACTGATTCAATTTCAATTTCTGAAGCTGAAATCATATCAGAAGCTGCAAAGTTAGAGAGTGAGCGGAAGCTTGCAGAGCAAgttaagatgaataattcaatggAGAAGTTTGAAGAGAATGACAATAAGCTAGCTGTTGACGAGAAAGATATGCAGGTATCcgaaattgaaaataaattggATGAAAACATGGAAATACAACAAGCACCAGATTTTAAAAGCGAAGAAGTATCTGAAGCAATTGTAACCTTACCCCAAAACATTTTCAAAGCATCCGAAAGTATCCCCAAAGTTTCGATTCTAGAAGAACGTCTGAAGGAGCCTCCTAAAATAGAAATTCCAATCACGGATATGACGAAAGTTTCAATGTCTCCAACAACTTCCAAAGACAGTCTCCTCATCCAAAAAGATGCTAAATTGATTGCTTATCAAAAGATGCTGGAGTCTCCAAAATTATCAGAGAAGTCGGAGCCAAGGATCATGGAAACACCTCGAAAGGATTCTGAAAAACACGACTTCGAAAATGTTGGCTCGCCAAGGATTATCTTAAAAATTGCCAAGTCTGCGATCACCGACTGTGGAGAACCCAGATCACCCAAGAGTCCAAAGATTAGATCTGCTGCCAATTCGCCAAATCCTGAAGACAGTCCAGGGCAGAAACTAGGGAAGATAAAGTTGAAATTATCGAAGGGAGGCCACCCTTCCATAATATCTAACGAAAATATAGAGGAAGCGGGGCAGTGGTACTCTGAAGGCTCTTCGTCGCTATCTCCTCTTGGCATGAAGATTAAATTATCGAAATCTGGAGATGCATCTATAGTTTCTTCCGAGAAGCACGAGTCTGCTGACGATTCGAAAGAGATCAAACATAAATTTGAAGAAGTTAAAAGAACTGAATCTCCCAtaggaatgaaaattaaacTATCGAAAAGCGGCGACGCTTCTATAGTGCAGCAAGATGCTAAAGATATACAAATAAAGCATAAAGATAAGTTGGACATAGTTCAGGGAAGTCCTAAGAGAACGGAATCCCCGATTGGAATGAAAATTAAGCTCTCAAAGAGTGGAGATGCATCGATAATACCAGCAGAAAGACAAGATCTTACAGAGGAGCATAGAGACAACACACAATTAAAACCAAAAGAAAGATTGGAAGGTTCCTACGATTCTCCAAAGAGAACAGATTCACCTATAGGAATGAAAATCAAATTATCTAAGAGTGGAGATGCCTCAATCGTTTCTCCAGACATGCCGGAAGACAATAAAGAGTTAAATAAAGTGAAAGACAAATCAGATACGTCACCCGAAATTCCCAAAAGGACTGAATCTCCTGTAGGAATGAAGATAAAACTGTCCAAAACAAAGGGTGGAGCTTCTATTATTTCTTTGGAGAACTCTGATGATATAAAAGAGAAACTGGAAGTACCAGATATTCCAAAGAGAACAGAGTCTCCACTCGGGATGAAAATTAAATTGTCTAAAAGTGGAGACGCGTCTATTGTTCATTCGGAAATTTCAGAAGAAATAAAAGATGTTAAACAGAAGGAGAGACTAGAAGCTAAAGAGAAGTTAGAAGTGCACGAAATGATGAAATCTGTAGATAGTATGAAGATAAAGGTAATAAAGTCGGGAGAAGCGTCTGTAGTCACTCCAGAATCGGTGGAGAAACTAGATCATGAATCTGCGCAAAAGACTGAGTCGTCGATAGGCATGAAAATTAAACTGTCCAAATTTGGAGATGCATCCATAGTAGTTGAACAAGAACAACCGGAGGAAGCTAAATCTTTTCATGAAATACCTAAGAGAACAGAGTCGCCACTTGGAATGAAGATTAAACTTTCGAAGACTGGTGATGCTTCTATTATACAAACAGAAGCATCCGAAGACATGAATAAATTAACACGTGCATCTGATATAGAACCAAAAGCTATGGATGCGGGTTTAGGAATGAAGATAAAGCTGTTGAAAATGGTAGATGGTTCTATAGTGGATTCTGAAAAGAAGGAAAGGCAGCAAAGACGTCGTGATACTGAATCACCTTTAGAGATGAAGATTAAATTATCCAAAACTGGGCATCCAACGATTGTAGCTTGTGAGAATCACGGAGAATCTGCATACAAGCCAAAAGAAGCTTCCGATCAATTACATAGTTTTCCACAAAGATACAAAGACCCTATGCAACCTGCTCACAAAGATTCTACAATAAAAATTCTCAAGACAGGTCATCCGACAATTTTACAAAGTAATCGTTCAGAGTTAACGATTGAGCCAGTACAAATGCAAACTAAAAAGGCAGAGAATGTAATAGAAGCATCTCCAAAGCGTAAAGATGTCACGATTGCGCCGATAGAGGCAAAGAAGTCGAAATTAGAGACACAACTCACTCAGATATTGCCTGAAGTTACTATTCAACCGGTAACCAGAGAACAGAAGCAATTTCTTTTTGATACTAAAAATAGTGCAATCAGTCTTCAGCAAATGAACGTGATAAGCCAGGAAATCAGTATTACTCAAGTGAGGCCATCAAAAGCAAAGGATAGCACAGTGAACGAAAAACTTAAGGACATGTTGACCAAAAACACGACTGGTTCTCCAATAAATTCTGACTGTGAGATAATTGAACATCGACCAGAGTTAATCATCGTGAATGAAAACTCTAACTCTAGTCAAGATGTTGTGATCATAGAAGAAGTTTCACCCAATAGAATGCCCGAAGTGAAGGTACCCAAGAAGAGAGGTAGACCTAGAAGAAATCCATTACCTCAGCCAGCTATTCAGCCATCTCCTCACTTGTTGATGTCCCGAGATCCATTGTCTGTGGAAGAAGTACAGCAAATGCAACAACCCCAAGTGCCTCATTTTGAGACTAGAGAAAATGAAAGACCTAAACGAACTTGTAGGAGTCAGAAAAGTTATGCACCACCTAAGAGAGGCAGAGGACGAG GTCGAGGAAAGAGGAAATTGGATAGTGCAGATCTGCAGATGATCAAAAAACCTAGGGTAGAACAAGACTTGACTGCAATAGAAGCTTCTACCACAGCTGTAATAACGATAGATGAATCTCCAATGCAGCAAGACTCCTTTGAGAAATCACCAGAATTATATAAGGCTCTTAAACAACCAGTGATGGATCCGAAAATCAACGCTATAAATAAAATGGACAAGAAAACTATAACACATAAAAGTGATGGATCCAGGATTGCAGCCTTAGATTGCAAAAATGTGCAACTGGGAGCAACCAAAGCAGCAGAAGCTGGATTAGAATTATCGAAGACGATGCCTAAGCCAATATCCCATGATTTTAGAGACAATGTAAAATCGACGGAGATAGTTTCTGAGAAAGCACAGAAAGCCATACAGAAATCACATTCTGATGAAAAGTCTGATAAAACTGTGGAAAATACGAAACCGGAAAGCAAAGAAACATTAGTGCCTCCAGGACACTCCAACTGGTTAACGCCACTATCGAAACGACCTGTAGAAGCTGCGGCAAAACCAGAGAATATGTCTACAGTACAAGTAATAGATGAAGAAACGAGGATGAGCGCAGAGTCGAATTCGAGATCTCAAACTCCAGCCAGAAATATTTCTGCACCAG CTTCTGAAACTATAGTAAATGAGGAGTCTCAGGGAAGTGTACTTAGCACTGCAACCACAGAGTCAGAAAAAGTGAAGGTGAAGAATCGAAGGATGGAAATTAATTTTGATCCAGATGAAGGGCCATTTACTGTCGACAAAATTGCTGAATATGAATGGCCACTTGACCGTAAGGGTGAAACTTTCATGATACAAGAACAGATATCCCAGTATCTTGGTGTAAAGTCATTCAAAAGAAAATACCCAGACTTAAAGCGAAGAGTTGTAGATATGGAAGAAAGAAACTATTTGAGAGAAAATGGTCTAGTTAGCGAAGCAATGTGTGATATGG GATTAACTGCTATATGCAGTTCAGAAGTTTTAGATGTCATGTGCAGTGATTTTCCTGATCAGTATGAAGAATATAGAAAACATATGCGCGAGAAGCAAGTGAAAGAACATTCCAAGAAACAAAAAGAATTAACAGCAGCAGCTAATGCAGAAAAAAATAGAATCGATTTAGCAGAAATGGCAGTGCAGTCAGCACTAGCTTGGAACATTAATTTGAATAAAGCTCGCAAAGAAAATAGAAAGTGTAGTTTAGATTTACAGACTTTTACAATACACGTGCCAAAAAAGCAACAAAAAGTTGAAGCAGAACGTAAAATTGGTCATTACCCTGTGGCTTTGATACCAGGACAATATACCGACTATTATCGTGAATATACACCTGCAGAACTGCGATACTATCCTTTGAATACTGTTCTGTACGGCCCTATGAGGCCGAACGAGCGTAAATTCGATAGTCAGTCAGAGGGATCTCAGAGTGATAGTGACAGCGATTCATCCTCAGACGATTCCAG TTCATCTTCTAGCGAAGGAACACAAGATACCGagggttctcaatccacaatggacGATGTAGATATGGAGATAGTAAATCAGAAAGAGGAAATAAAGTTAAAGTGTAAAATGTGTTTAAAAACATTAAACAAACATAGTAAAAATGAAGTGCTAATTCAGTGTGGAACGTGCAATGGACATG TTCATCCATCATGTATAGATTTAACATTAGATATGGTTCCTCACATTCAATCATACGCATGGCAATGCACTGATTGTAAAACATGTGCTCAGTGTCATGATCCTGCAGACGAAGATAAAATGCTTTTCTGTGATATGTGCGATAGAGG GTATCATATTTATTGCGTGGGCCTTCGACGAGTACCACAAGGAAGATGGCATTGTCAAGAATGTGCAGTTTGCGCGAATTGTGGTTCAAGAGAACCTGGAGGCGTGAATTCTGATAGGAACAGTGTTGCTCAATGGCAGCATGAATACAAAAAGGGTGACAAAAATACTCGTGTTTATGTATCAACATTGTGCGTTCCATGTTCAAA